One part of the Dermacentor silvarum isolate Dsil-2018 chromosome 6, BIME_Dsil_1.4, whole genome shotgun sequence genome encodes these proteins:
- the LOC119455653 gene encoding cytochrome P450 3A24-like, with product MRTVDMSLLSFFVFYDWLFLAVAFGVILYLRAARHRNYWRDQNVPHEKFSLFFGHQMKQLFKPIQDVDQELCNKYGRLFGSFEDGKPVLYVAEPDLLKLILVKDAGLTQRKFAQFDDPVLANLLVNVEYDQWRKLRSATSPAFTSGKLRKMQDIISSCATVASERLKKAAAASEDVDMKGFYGHFALDAVASCSFGAKLSPNSPEEESFIRSARNAFFAEVTPSVMLSAFLQKLGDTFRKRVFNVKAFEFYKNATVDIIKKREASKIRHEDFLQMMMNAKEVAKQNAASEDKDISGSEFEGSAQKPQDVKNLTEEEALAQCVLFFLAGQDTASTTSSFASYLLAINPHVQEKLQAEVDDCFRKHGSSPSYDEISKLSYLDCVVKETLRIMTPSPRIDREFHQDYVLGETGIKLSKDCTIMIPIQSIHNDPEFFPEPEVFNPDRFNEENISSIRPYTFLPFGAGPRNCVGSRFALQLVKTCLLHAVHNVQFVKCSKTKVPLEYLPGYGILQAKDLVIGIRERSS from the exons CCGAGCAGCCCGCCACCGCAACTATTGGAGAGACCAGAATGTTCCACACGAGAAGTTTTCCCTCTTCTTTGGTCATCAGATGAAGCAACTGTTCAAG CCGATTCAGGATGTTGACCAAGAACTCTGCAACAAGTATGGGCGCCTATTCGG GTCCTTCGAAGATGGGAAGCCGGTACTCTACGTCGCTGAACCTGACCTCCTCAAGTTGATTCTGGTTAAGGATGCTGGGCTGACTCAGAGGAAG TTTGCTCAGTTCGATGACCCAGTCTTGGCTAATCTATTGGTGAATGTTGAATATGACCAGTGGAGAAAGCTTCGTTCAGCAACGTCACCTGCTTTTACATCAGGAAAACTGCGAAAA ATGCAAGATATCATCAGTAGCTGTGCTACAGTCGCATCGGAGCGTCTGAAAAAGGCCGCGGCTGCGTCAGAAGACGTCGACATGAAAGG GTTCTATGGCCACTTTGCCCTGGACGCCGTCGCAAGCTGCTCCTTCGGTGCTAAGCTATCTCCTAATTCTCCAGAAGAGGAATCATTCATCAGGAGCGCACGAAACGCATTCTTTGCGGAAGTAACACCGTCTGTTATGCTAAGTG CATTCCTTCAGAAACTCGGCGATACGTTCCGCAAGCGTGTCTTCAACGTAAAAGCATTCGAATTCTACAAGAATGCAACAGTAGATATCATCAAGAAGCGTGAAGCAAGCAAAATT CGGCATGAAGACTTCCTGCAAATGATGATGAACGCCAAAGAAGTCGCAAAACAAAATGCTGCGTCTGAGGATAAAGATATTTCGGGCTCCGAGTTCGAAGGTTCCGCACAGAAGCCTCAGGATGTTAAAA ACCTGACTGAAGAAGAGGCGTTGGCGCAGTGCGTCTTATTCTTCCTGGCTGGTCAGGACACAGCCTCAACCACATCGTCGTTCGCTTCTTACCTGCTGGCAATCAATCCGCACGTACAGGAAAAATTACAAGCCGAAGTCGACGATTGTTTTCGGAAACAC GGCAGCTCGCCGTCATACGATGAGATTTCAAAACTTTCATACTTGGACTGTGTGGTGAAGGAAACATTGCGAATCATGACGCCCAGCCCAAG GATCGACAGAGAATTTCATCAGGATTACGTGCTCGGCGAAACCGGAATCAAGCTTTCCAAGGACTGCACCATAATGATACCGATACAATCAATTCATAACGATCCAGAGTTCTTCCCAGAGCCGGAGGTGTTCAACCCTGACAG GTTCAACGAGGAAAATATCAGCTCTATCCGTCCTTACACTTTCCTGCCGTTTGGTGCCGGTCCACGAAACTGCGTCGGATCGAGGTTTGCATTGCAGCTTGTCAAGACTTGCCTTCTCCACGCCGTCCACAACGTACAGTTTGTCAAGTGCTCCAAAACAAAG GTTCCTCTCGAGTACCTACCAGGATATGGTATTTTGCAAGCCAAGGACCTGGTCATAGGCATAAGAGAAAGGAGCAGCTAG